Proteins encoded within one genomic window of Streptomyces profundus:
- a CDS encoding 2'-5' RNA ligase family protein, which produces MGTVTLGVSIAVPEPHGSRLQRSRLGFGDAAAAGIPTHVTLLPPTEVVAADRPAIEVHLAAIAAAGRPFPMRLSGTGTFRPLSPVVFVRVVEGGSACGWLQERVRDASGPLATELRFPYHPHVTVAHGIAEEAMDRAHAELAGYEAAWQVTGFALYEQDAGGVWALRREFRFAPAPSAAAPRVA; this is translated from the coding sequence GTGGGGACCGTCACGCTCGGCGTGTCCATCGCGGTCCCGGAGCCGCACGGGAGCCGGTTGCAGCGCTCCCGTCTCGGCTTCGGCGATGCCGCCGCCGCCGGCATCCCGACCCATGTGACGCTGCTGCCGCCCACGGAGGTGGTGGCCGCCGACCGGCCGGCGATCGAGGTGCATCTGGCGGCGATCGCGGCGGCCGGGCGCCCGTTCCCCATGCGGCTCTCCGGCACCGGCACCTTCCGGCCGCTGTCGCCCGTGGTCTTCGTCCGGGTGGTGGAGGGCGGTTCGGCCTGCGGCTGGCTCCAGGAGCGGGTGCGGGATGCCTCGGGCCCGCTCGCCACGGAGCTGCGGTTTCCCTACCACCCGCATGTGACGGTGGCGCACGGCATCGCCGAGGAGGCGATGGACCGTGCCCACGCCGAGCTGGCCGGCTACGAGGCGGCCTGGCAGGTCACCGGCTTCGCGCTGTACGAGCAGGACGCCGGCGGCGTCTGGGCGCTGCGCCGCGAGTTCCGCTTCGCGCCGGCGCCCAGCGCCGCGGCGCCCCGGGTGGCCTGA
- the trpS gene encoding tryptophan--tRNA ligase, with product MATDRPRVFSGIQPTAGSFHLGNYLGAVRQWLPFQDTHDAFYSIVDLHAITVPQDPAALREATRLAAAQVLGAGLDPERCTLFVQSHVPEHTQLAWVLNCLTGFGEASRMTQFKDKSAKQGAEGTTVGLFTYPVLQAADILLYQTDQVPVGEDQRQHVELTRDVGARFNGRFGELFRLPSAYILKGAAKIQDLQDPASKMSKSGSSAKGIVWLLDPPKTSAKKFRGAVTDTGTEIRYDPVEKPGLSNLLTIYAALTGSTVEELEEKFSGQLYGPLKTELAEVFADWVAPLQARTREFLDDPAELDRQLARGAEKARAVAAPTLARVYDAVGFLPPVPPS from the coding sequence ATGGCCACTGATCGCCCTCGTGTCTTCTCCGGTATCCAGCCCACCGCGGGCTCCTTCCACCTGGGTAACTACCTGGGTGCCGTGCGGCAGTGGCTCCCGTTCCAGGACACCCACGACGCCTTCTACTCGATCGTGGATCTGCACGCCATCACCGTTCCACAGGACCCGGCCGCGCTGCGTGAGGCGACCAGGCTGGCCGCGGCGCAGGTGCTGGGCGCGGGGCTCGACCCGGAGCGCTGCACGCTCTTCGTGCAGAGCCATGTGCCCGAGCACACGCAGTTGGCCTGGGTGCTCAACTGCCTGACGGGCTTCGGTGAGGCGTCCCGGATGACGCAGTTCAAGGACAAGTCGGCCAAGCAGGGCGCCGAGGGCACCACGGTCGGGCTCTTCACCTACCCGGTGCTCCAGGCCGCCGACATCCTGCTCTACCAGACGGATCAGGTGCCCGTCGGCGAGGACCAGCGCCAGCACGTGGAGCTGACGAGGGACGTCGGGGCGCGCTTCAACGGCAGGTTCGGCGAGCTGTTCCGGCTGCCGTCCGCCTACATCCTCAAGGGCGCCGCCAAGATCCAGGATCTCCAGGACCCGGCCAGCAAGATGAGCAAGTCCGGCTCGTCGGCCAAGGGCATCGTCTGGCTGCTCGACCCCCCGAAGACGTCGGCGAAGAAGTTCCGCGGCGCGGTCACCGACACCGGCACCGAGATCCGCTACGACCCGGTGGAGAAGCCGGGGCTCAGCAATCTGCTCACCATCTACGCCGCCCTCACCGGAAGCACGGTCGAGGAGCTGGAGGAGAAGTTCAGCGGCCAGCTCTACGGCCCGCTGAAGACGGAGCTGGCGGAGGTGTTCGCCGACTGGGTCGCCCCGCTCCAGGCGCGCACCCGGGAGTTCCTCGACGATCCCGCTGAGCTGGACCGGCAGCTGGCCAGGGGCGCGGAGAAGGCGCGCGCGGTCGCGGCCCCCACGCTGGCGCGGGTGTACGACGCGGTCGGTTTCCTGCCGCCCGTGCCGCCGAGCTGA